A single window of Sphingobacterium sp. ML3W DNA harbors:
- a CDS encoding aspartate-semialdehyde dehydrogenase, whose protein sequence is MKVAVVGATGLVGTEMLTVLAARNFPVSELIPVASERSKGKEIDFKGKKYKVVTLSEAIALKPDVALFSAGGSTSLEYAPLFAAAGITVIDNSSAWRMDPTKKLVVPEVNADVLTAEDKIIANPNCSTIQMVVALKPLHDKYKIKRVVVSTYQSVTGTGVKAVQQMMDERAGKTDGERAYAYEIDLNVIPQIDVFQDNGYTKEEMKMILETNKIMGDDSIKVTATTVRIPVMGGHSEALNIEFENDFDLADVRAALAAQSGVIVVDDPANLKYPMPKDAHGKDEVFVGRIRRDESQANTLNMWVVADNLRKGAATNTIQIAEALKERGLI, encoded by the coding sequence ATGAAAGTCGCAGTAGTCGGCGCAACAGGCCTTGTAGGTACTGAGATGCTAACAGTGTTAGCAGCGCGCAATTTCCCAGTTTCAGAATTAATTCCAGTAGCTTCAGAGCGTAGTAAGGGTAAGGAAATTGATTTTAAGGGAAAGAAGTATAAGGTGGTTACACTATCTGAAGCTATTGCCTTGAAACCTGATGTTGCCTTGTTCTCTGCTGGAGGTTCTACTTCTTTGGAGTATGCTCCATTATTTGCAGCTGCAGGCATTACGGTTATTGACAATTCATCAGCTTGGCGTATGGATCCTACTAAAAAATTAGTCGTTCCAGAAGTAAATGCAGATGTTTTAACAGCCGAAGATAAAATTATTGCTAATCCCAACTGTTCGACGATACAGATGGTGGTCGCTTTAAAGCCTCTTCATGATAAATATAAAATTAAGCGTGTTGTTGTATCGACATATCAATCTGTCACAGGTACTGGCGTAAAGGCCGTTCAACAGATGATGGATGAGCGTGCTGGAAAAACAGATGGCGAGCGAGCATATGCATATGAAATCGATTTAAATGTCATCCCTCAAATTGATGTTTTCCAAGACAATGGATATACCAAAGAGGAAATGAAAATGATTTTGGAAACAAACAAGATCATGGGTGACGATTCGATTAAAGTAACGGCTACGACAGTTCGTATCCCAGTGATGGGCGGGCATTCCGAAGCGTTGAACATTGAATTTGAAAATGATTTTGATTTGGCAGACGTTCGCGCAGCACTAGCTGCACAATCTGGTGTTATTGTGGTTGACGATCCTGCAAACTTGAAATACCCAATGCCAAAAGATGCACATGGGAAGGATGAAGTATTCGTAGGACGTATCCGTCGTGATGAATCACAAGCTAATACCTTAAACATGTGGGTTGTGGCTGATAATTTACGTAAAGGTGCCGCAACAAATACAATTCAGATCGCTGAAGCATTAAAAGAAAGAGGTTTGATTTAA
- a CDS encoding dienelactone hydrolase family protein, translating into MKNLIMTILCFCVTESSFAQLKTINYKDGDQKLTGLLNSDAGAGAPGVLILPAWMGIDDEATQAAAQLSKSGYMTFVADIYGEGNKPSNAAEAGKQAGKYKNDFQAYQRRIRLALEELVRAGASPGRLAVMGYCFGGTGALEAARGDLEVQGVISIHGNLGKGSRPDGPLNTKILVLHGAADPHVSNEEIANFRTEVESAHADWQMIYYADAKHAFTNPESPDFQPLAAQRSWKHLQVFLEEILK; encoded by the coding sequence ATGAAAAATTTAATAATGACAATTCTATGTTTTTGCGTTACAGAAAGCAGTTTCGCGCAACTTAAGACCATTAATTACAAGGATGGCGATCAAAAATTAACGGGTTTATTGAATTCAGATGCGGGAGCAGGTGCACCTGGGGTCTTGATTTTGCCGGCATGGATGGGGATTGATGATGAAGCCACTCAAGCAGCTGCGCAATTGAGCAAGTCGGGATATATGACCTTTGTTGCCGATATCTATGGTGAAGGGAATAAGCCATCCAATGCAGCAGAAGCGGGAAAACAGGCCGGGAAGTATAAAAATGATTTCCAAGCTTATCAACGACGGATCCGTCTGGCGTTAGAAGAATTGGTCCGTGCAGGAGCCAGCCCTGGTCGTCTAGCCGTTATGGGTTATTGCTTTGGAGGTACTGGTGCTTTAGAAGCCGCTAGAGGCGATCTTGAAGTTCAAGGGGTGATATCCATCCATGGCAATCTAGGTAAAGGGAGTCGTCCAGATGGGCCATTAAACACCAAGATATTGGTGTTGCATGGAGCCGCTGACCCACATGTGTCTAACGAAGAAATCGCAAACTTTAGGACGGAAGTTGAAAGTGCACATGCCGATTGGCAAATGATTTATTATGCAGATGCCAAACATGCCTTCACAAATCCAGAGAGCCCAGATTTCCAACCTTTAGCCGCGCAACGTTCTTGGAAGCATTTACAGGTGTTTTTGGAAGAAATATTAAAGTGA
- a CDS encoding TetR/AcrR family transcriptional regulator gives MKDSVLSRKEKIMREALNLFSEQGYADTSTKAIAQNAGVSEALIFKHFGNKDSLLVYLIKAGYRKVLTHHKGMMTYRDSKDFLRKMINLPSKLVADEPIFWKLQERLSHHPFSRQQHEQFMKPVQAIIVRAFKELGYKDPELETELLLIVIDTLWKKEANGELDHAMELAILLEEKYNLN, from the coding sequence ATGAAAGATAGTGTATTGAGTAGGAAAGAAAAAATTATGCGTGAAGCTTTGAATTTATTTTCAGAGCAAGGATATGCAGATACCTCTACCAAGGCTATTGCTCAAAACGCAGGCGTTTCCGAGGCCCTAATCTTTAAACATTTTGGTAATAAGGACTCCTTATTGGTCTATCTGATCAAAGCCGGATATCGTAAGGTATTGACGCATCATAAGGGTATGATGACTTATCGTGATTCTAAGGACTTCTTACGTAAAATGATCAATTTACCGAGTAAACTGGTCGCTGATGAACCCATCTTTTGGAAATTACAGGAACGACTTTCGCATCATCCTTTTTCAAGACAACAACATGAGCAATTCATGAAACCGGTACAAGCAATAATCGTAAGGGCTTTTAAAGAGCTGGGCTATAAGGACCCGGAATTAGAAACTGAATTGCTATTGATCGTGATCGATACCCTTTGGAAAAAAGAGGCAAATGGTGAACTTGACCACGCGATGGAATTAGCCATTTTATTGGAAGAAAAATATAATTTAAACTGA
- a CDS encoding sensor histidine kinase, which yields MSVLTGIGLVSILSIWLYGSYNNRLELFLSSAERSMFNIVQEVYQAHSSDLKSDQGGALGELRKKLRDKYTDTEIDTLFQELVSYHKHPGVSRIARKAVTAGGADTSKGGGKASGEIMAPSLFLQIKSTPAIIEEIKSRFDLALQNKGVVSSYDITTHIIPRDSLFAIRKAYREKKLSWTRPMMIDAANSEFLVVKFKDVWKDLLFDLGWQLGIAILLVTIFIGSISYLFKTIFRQNRLAEMQKAFVNNMTHELKTPVSTVMTAIEAIQLYGGKQDYAKMDRYLSISRNELDHLSDMIDRVLQMDVDERNGLLLEWSQIDLIQILEKAADTFQINVNKEVKITVDSDVAALYLRADGSHIRNVVNNLLENAVKYSGERVEIYIHVREHRDQIEFSISDKGKGIAMAYQQDIFSLFFRVPEGNLHQVKGFGIGLAYVRQVIRQHGGEIKVKSIPNKGSTFTITLPK from the coding sequence ATGTCGGTATTAACCGGGATCGGGCTGGTTAGTATCCTGAGTATATGGTTATACGGCAGTTATAATAACCGGTTGGAGCTGTTTCTTTCCTCTGCAGAACGCAGTATGTTCAATATCGTACAGGAGGTATATCAGGCACACAGTAGCGATTTGAAAAGTGATCAAGGCGGTGCTTTGGGCGAACTGCGCAAGAAGTTAAGGGATAAGTATACCGATACTGAAATTGATACCCTTTTTCAGGAGCTTGTTTCTTATCATAAACATCCCGGGGTAAGTCGAATCGCGCGTAAAGCGGTGACCGCAGGTGGCGCTGACACAAGTAAAGGGGGGGGGAAAGCCAGTGGGGAGATTATGGCTCCTTCTTTATTTTTACAGATTAAGAGTACCCCAGCTATTATTGAAGAAATAAAGAGCAGATTTGATCTTGCCTTGCAGAATAAGGGGGTGGTTTCCAGTTACGATATTACAACCCATATTATCCCGCGCGACAGTTTATTTGCTATTCGTAAAGCCTATCGTGAAAAGAAACTGTCTTGGACGCGCCCTATGATGATTGATGCCGCCAACAGTGAGTTTTTGGTCGTGAAATTTAAAGATGTATGGAAAGATCTACTTTTTGATCTGGGTTGGCAATTGGGTATCGCTATTCTTTTGGTCACTATTTTTATAGGCTCCATAAGCTATCTTTTTAAGACTATCTTTCGTCAAAATAGATTGGCAGAGATGCAAAAAGCATTTGTCAATAACATGACCCATGAGTTAAAGACACCTGTTTCTACCGTGATGACAGCCATAGAGGCGATCCAATTGTACGGAGGCAAACAGGATTATGCTAAGATGGATCGTTACCTCAGTATTTCAAGGAACGAGCTCGATCACCTATCCGATATGATCGATCGTGTCTTACAAATGGACGTCGACGAGCGTAATGGCCTGCTGTTGGAATGGAGTCAGATCGATTTGATCCAGATTTTAGAAAAGGCTGCAGACACTTTCCAGATCAATGTCAATAAGGAAGTGAAAATAACGGTAGATAGCGATGTTGCAGCGCTCTATTTGCGTGCGGATGGTTCGCATATTAGAAATGTCGTCAATAATCTATTGGAAAATGCCGTGAAATATTCGGGAGAACGAGTAGAAATTTACATCCATGTACGGGAGCATCGCGACCAGATCGAGTTTAGTATTTCAGACAAGGGAAAGGGGATTGCAATGGCCTATCAACAGGATATATTTAGTTTGTTTTTTCGCGTTCCAGAAGGAAATTTACATCAGGTAAAGGGATTTGGAATAGGATTGGCCTATGTACGTCAGGTCATCCGTCAGCATGGTGGAGAAATTAAAGTAAAAAGCATACCAAATAAAGGAAGTACCTTTACCATTACACTACCAAAATAA
- a CDS encoding response regulator transcription factor yields the protein MMDILYVEDEASLALIVSDSLETNGFAVRHCSDGQTALKAFEMEKPDILLIDVMMPVMDGFTLAKHIRERDSQVPIIFLTARVQTEDVVKGFHIGANDYVKKPFRIEELVVRITSLLKSSPKMQLGQNLMIGDYVLDSLKQTLSYKGEMIKLSYRESELLRSLYENRNQVIPREDIMKTYWSYDKYFSGRSLDVFISRIRKYLNKDSRIKITNVRGVGYMLTVD from the coding sequence ATGATGGATATATTATATGTGGAAGATGAAGCGAGTTTGGCACTTATTGTCAGCGATAGTTTAGAAACAAATGGATTCGCGGTGCGACATTGCTCGGATGGACAAACTGCGTTGAAAGCTTTCGAGATGGAAAAGCCAGATATTTTGCTGATTGACGTGATGATGCCTGTAATGGATGGTTTTACACTGGCCAAACATATACGAGAACGCGATAGTCAGGTGCCTATCATTTTCCTGACGGCACGCGTACAGACCGAAGATGTTGTCAAAGGATTCCATATTGGAGCCAATGACTATGTCAAAAAACCGTTCCGCATTGAAGAGCTCGTTGTCCGCATAACATCCTTATTGAAGAGCAGTCCAAAGATGCAACTGGGCCAAAACTTGATGATTGGCGATTATGTATTAGATAGCCTCAAGCAAACGTTAAGTTATAAAGGTGAAATGATCAAGCTATCGTATCGCGAAAGCGAACTTCTGAGAAGTCTTTATGAAAACAGGAATCAAGTTATTCCTCGAGAGGATATCATGAAGACCTATTGGAGTTACGATAAGTATTTTTCAGGCAGGAGTCTCGATGTATTCATCAGTAGAATTCGAAAGTATCTGAATAAAGATTCGCGTATAAAAATCACCAATGTGCGCGGAGTAGGTTATATGCTTACCGTTGATTAA
- a CDS encoding Kelch repeat-containing protein has product MNKKNWLLIILACVVTFSTYSCKSKDNNDEDEVVEWTRASAFDGDARSGAVSFLVNNIAYVTTGLSKEGQVDVRKKDTWAYSASAGTWSQKAEFPGVARNNAVAFAIGDNGYVGTGYDGANALSDFYKFDTKNNTWTKIADLPAEARFGAVAFSIGGYGYVGTGSRNNTDNNVKSFYKYDPAANAWSAVDSPLESNRRYGFAFVINDIAYVGGGIDNSSYPEDFFKYDGKGWTKLNDLNRDDKSYNYNLTRSNTSSFVLNNLAYVVGGYKQTVINTIWEYNPSNDVWNADNQVFQGQARQDAVGFAIDNVGYITTGQNGSNKFYDTWKFNPVK; this is encoded by the coding sequence ATGAACAAGAAAAATTGGCTACTTATCATATTAGCGTGCGTCGTAACTTTCTCAACTTACTCTTGTAAATCGAAAGATAATAATGATGAAGACGAAGTAGTAGAATGGACAAGAGCGTCTGCTTTCGATGGTGACGCAAGAAGTGGAGCAGTATCTTTCTTAGTTAACAATATTGCTTACGTAACAACAGGTCTTTCAAAAGAAGGACAAGTAGATGTTCGCAAAAAAGATACATGGGCATATAGTGCTTCTGCAGGAACTTGGTCTCAAAAAGCTGAATTCCCTGGTGTAGCGCGTAACAACGCAGTTGCTTTTGCTATTGGTGACAACGGATATGTAGGTACAGGTTATGATGGAGCTAATGCTTTATCTGACTTTTATAAGTTTGATACTAAAAATAATACTTGGACTAAAATCGCTGACCTTCCAGCTGAAGCACGCTTTGGTGCTGTTGCTTTCTCTATCGGAGGTTACGGTTATGTAGGTACGGGTTCTAGAAATAATACAGACAATAACGTAAAATCTTTCTACAAATATGATCCTGCTGCAAATGCATGGTCAGCTGTAGATAGCCCATTAGAATCAAATAGAAGATATGGATTCGCTTTTGTAATCAATGATATTGCTTATGTAGGTGGTGGTATCGACAACAGTTCATATCCTGAAGATTTCTTTAAATATGATGGTAAAGGATGGACGAAATTGAATGATTTAAACCGTGATGACAAATCGTACAACTACAACTTAACACGTTCAAATACGTCTTCTTTTGTATTGAACAACTTAGCTTATGTAGTAGGTGGTTACAAACAAACGGTTATCAACACAATCTGGGAATACAACCCTTCAAATGACGTATGGAATGCTGACAATCAAGTTTTCCAAGGTCAAGCTAGACAAGATGCTGTTGGATTTGCAATCGACAACGTAGGTTATATTACTACTGGTCAAAATGGTTCAAATAAATTCTACGATACTTGGAAATTTAATCCTGTAAAATAG
- a CDS encoding DUF4270 family protein, whose protein sequence is MIRNFKRHSVQFLFSALLLLGISACNKDISLSLDNSRDESMGIVPMDSLQVNASTYQLDDVPTSATGVILVGKNTDILTGSITASSYMRMGIGEITTASIPTAAKYDSITFVLKPNKYFYGDTTKTQTIAIHQVTDQITLKEINSGSDINEKPVFVSGPAIYNDQKFAYDPTALGTLSFQPFVKKLDSVAIRLDDNLGNTLFSMIKEGKSAISSNQNFVEYFKGIAVIPGENNTAIIGYKDTVTMQIHYNFVNEQGFKVNAVAKFNLGDKAYQFNNVASDRQGTAFSALTVKNPELKSETTAGDVFLEGSTGTVVKLTFPTLLKLVNDPTVAINKAELVIETESKYQNSFFNSPSSLILMVANGYGNPVSMVNTPFDTKPQQAPYIGANDFGTNAKYVFNLIEYLNNIKQESYYNTSLFVSVPTSGLFSSVDKLIVAKDANNKPKIKLNILYTKF, encoded by the coding sequence ATGATAAGAAATTTTAAGAGACATAGCGTTCAATTTTTATTCTCAGCGTTATTACTGCTAGGCATTTCAGCTTGTAATAAAGATATATCGCTCTCTTTAGACAATTCAAGAGATGAATCAATGGGTATCGTTCCGATGGATTCGCTTCAAGTGAATGCATCCACTTATCAATTGGATGACGTACCGACATCTGCAACAGGCGTTATTCTTGTTGGAAAAAATACGGATATCCTAACAGGTTCCATCACGGCATCATCTTATATGCGTATGGGCATCGGTGAAATCACAACAGCATCCATTCCAACTGCTGCAAAGTACGATTCCATCACATTTGTATTGAAACCTAATAAATATTTCTACGGAGATACAACCAAAACACAAACGATAGCGATTCACCAAGTAACGGATCAGATTACATTAAAAGAGATCAACTCGGGTTCTGATATCAATGAGAAACCAGTTTTTGTAAGTGGTCCGGCCATCTATAACGATCAAAAATTTGCTTACGATCCTACGGCTTTAGGAACGTTATCATTCCAACCTTTTGTCAAAAAACTAGATTCGGTAGCCATTAGATTAGATGATAATTTAGGCAATACCTTATTCTCGATGATCAAAGAGGGAAAGTCTGCTATTTCTTCAAATCAGAATTTTGTTGAGTACTTCAAGGGTATTGCAGTAATACCTGGAGAAAATAATACCGCTATCATCGGTTATAAAGATACCGTAACCATGCAGATTCATTATAACTTTGTCAATGAGCAGGGTTTTAAAGTAAATGCTGTTGCTAAATTCAATTTAGGCGATAAGGCCTACCAATTTAATAATGTCGCATCAGACCGTCAAGGAACAGCATTTAGTGCGCTTACGGTTAAGAATCCTGAGCTAAAGAGTGAAACAACAGCTGGTGATGTTTTCTTAGAAGGTAGCACTGGAACGGTTGTAAAATTGACCTTTCCGACACTTTTGAAATTAGTTAATGATCCAACTGTAGCGATTAATAAGGCTGAACTCGTTATAGAGACGGAGAGCAAATACCAGAACTCGTTTTTCAACTCGCCATCAAGCTTAATCTTAATGGTGGCTAATGGATACGGTAATCCGGTAAGTATGGTCAACACACCATTTGATACAAAGCCACAACAAGCTCCTTATATCGGCGCAAATGATTTTGGTACAAATGCAAAGTATGTATTCAATTTGATTGAATATTTAAATAATATTAAACAAGAAAGCTACTATAATACGTCCCTATTTGTGAGCGTACCAACATCTGGTTTATTCTCTAGTGTAGATAAACTTATTGTAGCAAAGGATGCAAATAACAAACCAAAAATAAAATTAAACATCTTATATACTAAATTTTAA
- a CDS encoding carboxy terminal-processing peptidase, whose translation MFKKLIFTLFVISIVSCGSKPRVNLSEVEGGLKPSAQHEVIAKEVAGLLESTSYKKVQLNDSISNIVFDNLIKSLDQGKNYLLQSDIDEFQQYRNTLGQDFRKGDLSAPFHIFNVYAKRYLERIQYALTQVDVKQDFTIDESYLPSREKLGWFKSVTEADTQWKHRVKYDLLNLEMTTVNKTDSTANKQKETLRKRYTNLISQGKKINANDAFQLMITALTDAVDPHTSYFNPSFAQAFNEGMANTFEGIGARLMIDNEMVTIMEIIPGGPIFKDKSLAIDDKIIGVAQGKDGEFEDIIGWRLDAAVAKIKGPAGTIVRLKILPAGQQISAHPKIVSLTREKIVLAEESAKKEILNVKGADGKNYRVGVINIPKFYMDFEAYRKRDPNYKSTTRDVRLLLDTLKQEKVDAVMIDLRFNGGGSLPEAIDLTGLFIDKGPVVQVRDIRNAVDVEEDKNAGVSWDGPLGVMINRFSASASEIFAGAIQDYGRGVILGSQSYGKGTVQSAVDMARVISPTSKLLLKAQNEKDPDTPNGAPEYGQINITLGKFYRVNGSSTQHKGVSPDVAFPTQYSAEKFGESSEPSALPWDQIKSSNYTKVADLTAINKTLEQEHEERMKTSTEYKFLLEDIATFEKRDEETKIPLQLDKFKKERDDFQKKNRDRVNALLKQRGLPLWEEGKPQPKMEFDFVQDESAKVMTDLIIQEKK comes from the coding sequence ATGTTTAAAAAGCTAATATTCACCCTTTTTGTTATTTCGATTGTCTCCTGTGGTTCCAAACCACGTGTTAATCTAAGCGAAGTAGAAGGAGGTTTAAAGCCTAGCGCGCAACACGAAGTCATAGCAAAAGAAGTTGCTGGTCTCTTAGAATCGACAAGTTATAAAAAAGTACAACTGAATGATTCCATTTCAAATATTGTATTCGATAACCTAATCAAGTCTTTAGATCAAGGGAAAAACTATCTCTTGCAATCGGACATCGATGAGTTTCAGCAGTATCGCAATACCTTGGGACAAGATTTCCGTAAAGGTGATCTATCGGCTCCATTTCATATTTTCAATGTATACGCTAAACGTTATCTAGAACGTATCCAATACGCGTTAACACAAGTAGATGTTAAGCAAGATTTTACCATCGACGAATCTTATCTTCCTAGCCGTGAAAAATTAGGCTGGTTCAAAAGTGTAACCGAGGCAGATACGCAGTGGAAACATCGTGTGAAATATGATTTATTAAACTTAGAAATGACTACGGTCAATAAAACAGACAGTACAGCAAATAAGCAAAAAGAAACGCTACGTAAGCGTTATACCAACTTGATTTCTCAAGGGAAGAAAATAAATGCGAACGATGCTTTCCAATTGATGATAACAGCATTGACAGATGCTGTGGATCCGCATACATCATACTTCAACCCTTCTTTCGCTCAAGCATTCAATGAGGGCATGGCCAATACATTTGAGGGTATTGGGGCACGATTGATGATCGACAATGAAATGGTGACGATTATGGAAATCATCCCAGGAGGTCCTATTTTCAAAGATAAAAGCTTAGCTATTGATGATAAAATCATTGGTGTTGCGCAAGGTAAAGATGGCGAATTTGAAGATATCATCGGTTGGAGACTTGACGCTGCTGTTGCAAAGATCAAAGGCCCCGCTGGAACGATCGTTAGATTGAAAATATTACCTGCAGGTCAACAGATCAGTGCACATCCAAAAATTGTATCGCTGACACGTGAAAAAATCGTATTGGCAGAAGAGTCTGCTAAAAAAGAAATCTTAAATGTAAAAGGTGCAGATGGTAAAAACTATCGCGTTGGGGTCATCAATATCCCTAAATTCTACATGGATTTTGAGGCTTACCGGAAACGCGACCCGAACTATAAAAGCACGACACGTGATGTGCGCTTATTATTAGATACCTTGAAACAAGAAAAAGTAGATGCCGTCATGATCGATCTACGCTTTAATGGCGGTGGCTCTCTGCCTGAAGCAATCGACCTAACAGGTCTGTTCATTGACAAAGGTCCAGTGGTACAGGTAAGGGATATCCGCAATGCTGTGGATGTAGAAGAAGATAAAAACGCTGGCGTTTCATGGGATGGTCCACTAGGTGTGATGATCAATCGTTTCTCTGCTTCTGCTTCTGAAATTTTTGCAGGTGCTATACAGGACTATGGTCGTGGTGTGATCTTAGGTTCGCAATCTTATGGTAAGGGCACGGTACAATCTGCTGTAGATATGGCTCGCGTGATCAGCCCTACGAGCAAATTGTTATTAAAAGCGCAAAACGAAAAAGATCCAGACACGCCGAATGGTGCTCCTGAATATGGACAGATCAACATTACACTTGGTAAATTCTACCGTGTGAATGGAAGTAGTACGCAACATAAAGGAGTTAGTCCTGATGTTGCTTTCCCGACGCAATACTCGGCAGAGAAATTTGGAGAAAGCTCTGAGCCTTCTGCTTTACCTTGGGACCAGATCAAATCGAGTAACTATACCAAAGTAGCGGATCTGACAGCCATCAATAAAACATTAGAGCAAGAGCATGAAGAACGCATGAAAACTTCAACGGAATACAAATTCTTATTGGAAGATATCGCTACTTTTGAAAAACGTGATGAGGAAACTAAAATACCGCTTCAACTGGATAAATTCAAAAAAGAACGTGATGACTTCCAGAAAAAGAATAGAGACCGCGTCAACGCTTTATTGAAACAAAGAGGGCTTCCATTATGGGAAGAAGGAAAACCACAACCGAAGATGGAGTTTGACTTCGTTCAGGATGAAAGTGCTAAGGTCATGACAGACCTGATCATTCAAGAAAAGAAATAA
- a CDS encoding glycoside hydrolase family 3 protein, whose product MIKKFALAVVTLASTISFSQAQDKKDFVQYINTPHTWVDSVFNTLTPKERIAQLFLVRAHTNLGQRYIDSVAQVVHDEQLGGLVVFQGGPERHVAMFNNYQQLSKVPLLITFDGEWGLGMRLPDSTLSYPYQMTLGAIQNDQLIHQMGQEVAKDFHRIGMHFNFAPVVDINNNPKNPVIGFRSFGDNKENVARKAKAYMDGMMDGGIISSLKHFPGHGDTDVDSHHDLPQLTFSKERLEDLEMFPFKALIKDGAPAIMVAHMNIPSLDPTPNIPSSISKPIVTGILRDQLGFRGLIVTDAMDMNGVKKFFPNGEADVMAIIAGHDLLEVSENSKRAIDLVLKAIQEGRINQADVDARVKKVLASKLWLGLDQYKAVNPQNLYAELNRPSAKQLIDQLSEASVTVLKSTAKIKAFKPSEKTAILNIGLQAPSTFQNIMATALSNETQYYIAADATEAELAPIIKEAKKNKQIILAIHDTRSRPRPEVAASDAVKSLVKKLAKKSIVTFFTNPYAIDGFAGVQKSKTIIVAYQNDDFMQRAVAQTILGQNIPSGKLPVTINKYFRYGDGK is encoded by the coding sequence ATGATAAAAAAATTCGCGTTAGCTGTTGTCACCCTGGCATCAACGATTTCTTTCTCACAAGCACAAGACAAAAAGGACTTTGTCCAGTATATCAATACGCCACACACTTGGGTAGATTCGGTATTCAATACATTAACGCCAAAAGAGCGCATAGCCCAATTGTTTTTAGTGCGTGCACATACGAATTTAGGTCAACGATATATCGATTCTGTAGCACAAGTGGTTCACGATGAGCAATTGGGAGGACTCGTTGTTTTTCAAGGTGGACCAGAGCGCCATGTCGCGATGTTCAATAACTACCAGCAGCTTTCAAAAGTTCCCTTATTGATTACTTTTGATGGCGAGTGGGGCTTAGGGATGCGTTTACCAGATTCGACCTTATCCTATCCCTATCAGATGACTTTAGGTGCCATTCAAAACGATCAATTGATCCATCAAATGGGGCAAGAAGTTGCAAAGGATTTTCACCGCATCGGTATGCACTTTAATTTTGCTCCAGTAGTAGACATCAATAATAATCCTAAAAATCCGGTCATTGGATTCCGTTCTTTTGGTGATAATAAAGAAAATGTAGCTAGAAAAGCCAAAGCCTATATGGATGGTATGATGGATGGCGGTATTATTTCTTCGTTGAAGCATTTTCCAGGACATGGCGATACCGATGTAGACTCACATCATGACCTACCGCAGTTAACTTTTTCAAAAGAGCGGTTAGAAGATTTGGAAATGTTTCCATTCAAAGCATTGATTAAAGATGGTGCTCCGGCTATTATGGTTGCACATATGAATATCCCGAGTTTGGATCCAACGCCCAATATTCCATCTTCCATTTCCAAACCTATTGTAACAGGGATTCTTCGTGACCAATTGGGGTTCCGTGGTTTGATCGTTACCGATGCGATGGATATGAATGGTGTTAAAAAGTTTTTCCCAAATGGTGAAGCAGATGTCATGGCCATCATTGCAGGACATGATCTGTTGGAGGTTTCTGAAAACAGCAAACGCGCGATAGACCTTGTGTTGAAAGCTATCCAAGAAGGCCGAATTAATCAGGCCGATGTGGATGCACGCGTTAAAAAAGTATTGGCTTCTAAGCTATGGTTGGGTTTGGATCAGTATAAAGCTGTAAATCCTCAAAATTTATATGCGGAATTGAATAGACCATCTGCTAAGCAGCTGATCGATCAATTGTCCGAAGCTTCCGTTACGGTATTAAAATCTACAGCAAAGATCAAGGCATTTAAGCCTTCGGAGAAAACAGCAATTCTTAACATAGGTCTTCAAGCGCCATCCACTTTTCAAAATATAATGGCAACAGCTTTATCCAACGAGACACAGTATTACATCGCTGCTGATGCCACTGAGGCAGAATTGGCTCCAATTATCAAGGAAGCGAAAAAGAACAAACAGATCATACTTGCTATCCACGATACACGATCACGCCCTCGACCAGAAGTTGCAGCAAGCGATGCCGTGAAATCATTGGTCAAAAAATTAGCTAAAAAATCCATTGTCACCTTTTTCACCAATCCATACGCTATAGATGGATTCGCTGGTGTTCAGAAAAGCAAGACGATCATTGTCGCTTATCAAAACGATGACTTCATGCAACGCGCAGTTGCCCAAACGATTTTAGGTCAAAACATACCGAGTGGTAAATTACCTGTCACGATTAATAAGTATTTCAGATACGGAGACGGTAAATAA